One stretch of Pelmatolapia mariae isolate MD_Pm_ZW linkage group LG3_W, Pm_UMD_F_2, whole genome shotgun sequence DNA includes these proteins:
- the LOC134623807 gene encoding L-amino-acid oxidase-like: MGQSVHSVAISVLLLALCPTATVASMNEELAKCLEDDDNYQLMDTVKTGLPQIKKSHHVIIVGAGIAGLTAAKLLEGAGHKVTIIEASPRVGGRMETYRDEENGWYADLGAMRIPSNHQIIRWYIKEMGLKLNPFIMYDPNTFYLVNERNRTRTYAVTANPDILNYTLPERERGKSADDLLWQALQKVRDEIKAHGCQAAFKKYDHYSVKEYLKEEGGLSPEAVVMIAELLNEQSMMHLALTEMLYVENDVSDSTTYDEITGGTDLLPKAFLSFIDAPILFNSKVKFISQSNEGVTVSYRRKGESALTYITGDAVLVTTTAKAALFLDFNPPLSIQKMEALRAVHYECSTKIILTFKRKFWVEDGIQGGKSITDRPSRYIYYPSHSFPRNQTIGVLLASYTWADDAQFLQGATDEDLKELALKDLAKIHGEQVWDLCIGVVVKRWGIDPYSLGGFAFFAPYQHIEYAKELFRSEGRVHFAGEHTAFPHAWIETSMKSAVRAATNINNAAHKEPARNQHRNEL, translated from the exons ATGGGGCAGTCAG TCCATTCAGTTGCCATCAGTGTGCTACTGTTGGCTTTGTGTCCCACTGCTACTGTTGCCAGCATGAATGAAGAGCTGGCTAAATGTCTGGAAGATGACGATAATTATCAGCTCATGGACACAGTGAAGACTGGCCTTCCCCAGATCAAGAAGTCTCATCATGTTATTATTGTTGGGGCTGGGATAGCTGGGCTGACGGCTGCCAAGCTATTGGAAGGTGCAGGACACAAG GTAACCATCATAGAAGCTAGTCCTCGTGTGGGAGGAAGGATGGAGACCTACAGGGATGAAGAAAATGGCTGGTATGCTGATTTGGGTGCAATGAGGATACCGAGTAACCACCA GATCATCCGCTGGTACATCAAAGAAATGGGGCTCAAGCTGAATCCATTCATCATGTATGACCCCAACACTTTTTACTTGGTTAATGAACGGAACAGGACGAGGACATACGCAGTGACAGCAAACCCCGACATCCTGAATTATACACTGccagagagggagagggggaaATCAGCTGACGATCTGTTGTGGCAGGCTTTGCAGAAG GTGAGAGATGAAATTAAAGCCCATGGATGCcaagctgcatttaaaaaatatgaccATTATTCAGTGAAG GAGTACCTGAAAGAGGAAGGTGGTTTAAGTCCAGAGGCAGTGGTTATGATTGCAGAGTTACTGAATGAACAGAGCATGATGCATCTGGCTCTGACTGAGATGCTCTACGTGGAGAATGATGTCAGCGATAGCACAAC gtaTGATGAAATAACTGGTGGGACAGATCTCCTCCCCAaagcttttctctctttcattgATGCCCCCATCCTCTTCAACTCCAAAGTCAAATTCATCAGCCAGTCAAATGAGGGTGTAACCGTGTCATATAGAAGAAAGGGCGAGTCAGCTTTGACATACATTACTGGTGATGCCGTCTTAGTAACAACCACAGCCAAAGCTGCCCTCTTCCTGGATTTCAACCCACCTCTCTCCATCCAGAAAATGGAGGCATTGAGGGCTGTCCACTATGAATGCTCCACAAAAATCATTCTCACCTTCAAGAGGAAGTTCTGGGTGGAAGATGGCATCCAAGGAGGAAAGAGTATCACAGACCGGCCCTCTCGTTACATCTACTACCCCAGCCACAGTTTCCCAAGAAATCAAACAATTGGGGTCCTCTTGGCTTCCTACACCTGGGCTGATGATGCCCAGTTTTTACAAGGTGCAACCGATGAAGATCTTAAAGAGCTAGCATTAAAAGATTTAGCAAAGATTCATGGTGAGCAGGTGTGGGACCTCTGCATTGGGGTGGTGGTGAAAAGGTGGGGCATTGATCCATACAGCTTGGGTGGCTTTGCTTTCTTCGCGCCATACCAACACATAGAGTACGCAAAGGAGCTCTTCAGAAGTGAAGGCAGGGTCCACTTTGCTGGGGAGCACACAGCTTTCCCTCATGCTTGGATTGAGACATCTATGAAATCAGCTGTTAGAGCAGCTACAAACATCAACAACGCTGCACACAAGGAGCCGGCTAGAAATCAACATCGAAATGAGCTCTGA